GTTCCGTGACTTCAGCGACGGAAAAATCGGGCGCCGGCAGGTCAAACTTTAGATTTCCGGTGATCGTGACCTGCTTTGAGGCAGCCCCAAGCCGAATGATCCGCAGCTCATCCTGTCGACTCTGCATACAGAAACGGGTGAACATTTTCAACAGTGGCTGCAGGAGCGGCCGAATCAGCCAGTAACGGGGAAACGATTTATCCGATATTCGCCCATTGACCATCATGACCGGGATATTTAATTCATACAGTTTGCGGATAAAATTCGGCCAGATTTCGGTTTCGACCAGCAGGACGACATCCGGCTTGATCTGCTTGAGGGCATGTTGAACGATAAAGGAGAGGTCATAGGGAAGGAAAATACAGAGATCAGCTTCTTCGATCTCATCGGCAGTCATTCGCCCGGTATAGGTGAGACTGGAGAGCACAATTGCGCTATCGGGAAACTGTTTGCGCAGCTCGCGCAACAGAGGAATGCTGGCCCGGGTCTCTCCGACCGAAACCGCATGCACCCAGATAACCTTGCGTCCCTGAAGGCTTTGAAGCCTTTCACTCTTATAGAGCCCAAAACGCTCGCCAAAACCCCGCCACAAGTTGCCGTAACGGAGACCTTTCAACAAACCGTAAGGTGCAAGGATAAATGCTGCTAAAAAGAGAACTATGTCATACAGCCGAAAGACCATACTCCTCCAGTTTGGCCGCAGCACGCTTGTCATTCT
The Desulfuromonas sp. genome window above contains:
- a CDS encoding 3-deoxy-D-manno-octulosonic acid transferase → MTSVLRPNWRSMVFRLYDIVLFLAAFILAPYGLLKGLRYGNLWRGFGERFGLYKSERLQSLQGRKVIWVHAVSVGETRASIPLLRELRKQFPDSAIVLSSLTYTGRMTADEIEEADLCIFLPYDLSFIVQHALKQIKPDVVLLVETEIWPNFIRKLYELNIPVMMVNGRISDKSFPRYWLIRPLLQPLLKMFTRFCMQSRQDELRIIRLGAASKQVTITGNLKFDLPAPDFSVAEVTEHKKKYRLPDGVPVWVAGSTRQGEEELILDAYSTLLNAGLKLILVLVPRYPDRAKPISELIGKRNFSCRLRSEIDSSSSQLKTGEILVGDTLGEMLKFYSCADLVFVGGSLVPIGGHNILEASLMNKPVIFGPYMQNFKAISKLLIATGGGRQVEKGTLAETVKELMENDDERRDMGALGGKLFAEHSGATVRTVELVGQILGGRV